The proteins below are encoded in one region of Eubacterium sp. 1001713B170207_170306_E7:
- a CDS encoding DUF6431 domain-containing protein: MILSNATLTLDEQENSELDLSVPQRYRIEYHGMPSCPCCGAPMSHRDTFGRSMTGAAGEPMRLTPRRVVCDNKDCYYHDHPVRNLPNAVLPYRRYSAKAHEAVAQGSADMPCPPNTQSRLYQWLTEAAPKWLEQVCGGEDPPDFCLVQEAQEALEALPGKALDCLREAYGSQPGWLGRLIQQLLNQKR, from the coding sequence ATGATTTTATCAAACGCAACCCTGACCCTGGATGAACAGGAAAACAGTGAGCTGGACCTGAGTGTGCCCCAGCGCTACAGAATTGAGTACCACGGCATGCCAAGCTGCCCGTGCTGCGGCGCGCCCATGAGCCACCGGGATACCTTTGGCCGCAGCATGACCGGCGCCGCGGGGGAGCCCATGCGCCTGACCCCGCGGCGGGTGGTCTGCGACAACAAGGACTGCTACTACCACGACCACCCGGTGCGCAACCTGCCCAACGCGGTTCTGCCCTACCGCCGCTACAGCGCCAAGGCCCACGAGGCCGTGGCCCAGGGCAGCGCCGACATGCCCTGCCCGCCCAACACCCAGAGCCGCCTGTACCAGTGGCTCACCGAGGCGGCCCCAAAATGGCTGGAGCAAGTGTGCGGCGGGGAGGACCCGCCGGATTTCTGTCTGGTTCAGGAGGCGCAGGAGGCTCTGGAGGCCCTGCCCGGCAAAGCGCTGGACTGCCTGCGCGAGGCCTACGGCAGCCAGCCCGGCTGGCTGGGCCGGCTAATCCAGCAGCTGCTCAATCAAAAAAGATGA
- a CDS encoding D-Ala-D-Ala carboxypeptidase family metallohydrolase, producing the protein MKIRKYTVLLILACCVGVGCYFFAGQLVLMRGVESKGPPDKGGWEAVTPENPGAPEPGAGELPAEGQSPPETDSPQEPVMATAHFARDEYRCDCNGSCDGWPCEMNPALLDKIEALRCACGGPVIITSGVRCVARNAEVGGVDWSFHLRGDAADLYCPGVAVGDLAQMAEALGMNILPYYGSGYIHVEI; encoded by the coding sequence ATGAAAATCAGAAAATATACGGTGCTGTTGATTCTGGCCTGCTGTGTGGGCGTCGGCTGTTATTTTTTCGCCGGGCAGCTTGTCCTTATGCGCGGCGTGGAAAGCAAGGGCCCGCCGGATAAAGGCGGCTGGGAGGCGGTGACGCCGGAAAACCCCGGCGCGCCAGAACCCGGCGCCGGGGAGCTGCCCGCCGAGGGGCAGAGCCCACCGGAAACGGACAGCCCGCAGGAGCCCGTCATGGCTACGGCCCATTTCGCCAGGGACGAATACCGCTGCGACTGTAATGGCAGCTGCGATGGCTGGCCCTGTGAGATGAACCCCGCGCTGCTGGATAAAATCGAGGCCCTGCGCTGTGCCTGCGGGGGGCCGGTCATCATCACCTCGGGCGTGCGGTGCGTCGCGCGCAACGCCGAGGTGGGCGGGGTGGACTGGTCCTTTCATCTGCGGGGCGACGCGGCGGACCTGTACTGCCCCGGCGTGGCCGTGGGCGATCTGGCCCAGATGGCAGAGGCCCTGGGCATGAACATCCTGCCCTATTACGGGAGCGGCTATATCCATGTGGAAATCTGA
- the eutH gene encoding ethanolamine utilization protein EutH has protein sequence MDHTSVNQIIIDVMVVFMAIGGVDRIFGNKLKLGAQFEEGFHSFAPLALGMVGFYCLAPVLAKLLAPVVVPVYTGLGADPSMFAPTLLAGSMGGYPIAQEMALTREAGQFSGILLSSMMGTTIAFSIPVSLSMVDQADHHWLATGVLCGIITIPFGCLAGGLAAGFEVPMILHNLVPIIIVAALIAVGLVFIPGRMIRGFGVFGRLMIALGTLGIIAAVVEALTGLVLIPGMAPVSEGIGIVGSIVIVLAGAYPMVTIILKVFSRPLGMVGRRLGINEKAAGGLVASLANSIPMLGYIHEMDPVGKTANFAFMVSGAFVLGDHLGFTAGVDKAMVMPLICGKLTAGVLAVALAIFVARKGLSPKGGKYESK, from the coding sequence ATGGATCATACGAGTGTCAACCAGATCATCATTGATGTGATGGTGGTTTTTATGGCGATTGGGGGAGTCGACCGTATTTTTGGCAACAAACTAAAGCTCGGCGCGCAGTTTGAGGAGGGTTTTCATTCTTTTGCGCCGCTGGCCCTGGGCATGGTCGGGTTTTACTGCCTGGCGCCTGTTCTGGCAAAGCTGCTCGCGCCAGTGGTGGTGCCGGTTTACACCGGGCTGGGCGCCGATCCGTCCATGTTTGCGCCCACGCTGCTGGCAGGCAGCATGGGCGGCTATCCCATCGCCCAGGAGATGGCGCTGACCAGAGAGGCCGGACAGTTCTCAGGGATTCTGCTCAGCAGTATGATGGGCACCACCATCGCGTTCTCGATCCCGGTGTCCCTCTCGATGGTGGATCAGGCGGATCACCACTGGCTCGCCACCGGGGTGCTCTGCGGGATTATCACCATTCCCTTTGGCTGCCTTGCCGGCGGACTGGCAGCGGGCTTTGAGGTGCCGATGATTTTGCACAACCTCGTCCCCATTATCATTGTGGCAGCCCTGATCGCTGTGGGGTTAGTCTTTATCCCGGGCAGGATGATCCGGGGTTTTGGGGTTTTCGGAAGGCTGATGATCGCGCTCGGGACCCTTGGAATCATTGCCGCTGTTGTCGAGGCGCTGACAGGCCTTGTCCTCATCCCGGGAATGGCCCCTGTCTCTGAGGGAATAGGTATTGTCGGCTCGATTGTCATTGTCCTTGCCGGGGCGTACCCGATGGTCACCATTATTCTGAAGGTGTTCAGCCGGCCGCTGGGCATGGTGGGAAGGAGGCTGGGGATCAATGAGAAAGCCGCCGGCGGTCTGGTGGCCAGTCTTGCGAACAGCATCCCCATGCTGGGCTATATCCACGAGATGGACCCAGTGGGAAAGACCGCGAATTTTGCCTTTATGGTCAGTGGCGCTTTTGTTTTAGGCGATCATCTGGGCTTTACGGCAGGCGTTGACAAGGCAATGGTGATGCCGCTGATCTGCGGAAAGCTTACCGCGGGGGTACTGGCTGTGGCCCTGGCGATTTTCGTTGCCAGAAAAGGGCTCAGCCCAAAAGGAGGAAAATATGAATCAAAATAA
- a CDS encoding helix-turn-helix domain-containing protein, whose protein sequence is MGGGNVMDAAFGRWLRESRRARGLTQQGLADAAGLSHKTVFRAERGQPVSAYSRAQLTAFLGEPPPAPADQSDQSGHFTLSIYREHL, encoded by the coding sequence GTGGGTGGCGGAAACGTGATGGACGCTGCCTTTGGCCGATGGCTGCGGGAAAGCCGACGCGCCAGAGGGCTCACCCAGCAGGGCCTGGCCGACGCGGCCGGCCTCAGCCACAAGACCGTGTTCCGGGCAGAGCGGGGCCAGCCCGTGAGCGCCTACAGCAGGGCGCAGCTGACCGCTTTTCTGGGAGAGCCGCCCCCGGCCCCGGCTGACCAATCGGACCAGAGTGGTCACTTTACACTGTCCATATACCGGGAGCACCTGTGA
- a CDS encoding DUF6434 domain-containing protein: MRERPNLDKNLDSAVFRRYYYLKEELVAFCRQNGLPVSGGKLELTERIAGFLDTGSVAAPLARSRRKKPQMGEITEEMSIEPDFVCSEKHRTFFKEKLGKSFSFNVAFQKWLKANTGKTYREAIAAYKTLQAEKKKGKTTIDRQFEYNTYIRDFFADNAGKTLEQAIACWKHKKSRPGHNRYERADLDALSGGQEAENREEHPACGQNT, from the coding sequence ATGCGTGAGCGCCCGAATCTGGATAAAAACCTGGACAGCGCGGTTTTTCGCCGCTATTATTACCTGAAGGAGGAGCTTGTGGCCTTTTGCAGGCAGAACGGCCTGCCTGTCTCCGGCGGAAAGCTGGAGCTGACCGAGCGCATCGCCGGCTTTCTGGACACGGGCAGCGTGGCGGCCCCTCTGGCCAGAAGCCGCCGCAAAAAGCCCCAGATGGGCGAGATCACCGAGGAGATGAGCATCGAGCCGGATTTTGTCTGCTCCGAGAAGCACCGGACCTTTTTTAAGGAAAAGCTCGGCAAAAGCTTTTCCTTTAACGTGGCTTTTCAGAAATGGCTGAAAGCCAACACGGGCAAAACCTACCGGGAGGCCATCGCTGCCTACAAAACGCTTCAGGCGGAAAAGAAAAAGGGAAAAACCACCATTGACCGGCAGTTTGAGTACAACACCTATATCCGGGATTTTTTCGCGGACAACGCGGGCAAAACCCTGGAGCAGGCCATTGCCTGCTGGAAGCATAAAAAAAGCCGCCCCGGCCACAACCGCTACGAGCGGGCCGACCTCGACGCCCTGTCAGGCGGGCAGGAGGCCGAAAACAGAGAGGAGCACCCAGCATGCGGGCAGAACACCTGA
- a CDS encoding alpha/beta hydrolase, whose protein sequence is MRAEHLKIESIPAMLWGRPEDRGIIAVHGSQSHKADEPIRILAENAVAAGYQVLSFDLPGHGDRRHEDTPCRPRECVAELATVMAWARSQWRFVSLFANSLGVYYSLMAYSGEPLERAWFLSPLVDMQRMIENMMAWSGVTGEQLRREQAVATPIGQTLYWDDYTEARQHPVSVWPIPTEILYGEKDGTCERGTVEAFAARFSSGLTVVPDGEHYFHTPEQLRAFDTWLKQTGLGRDKKRPAAP, encoded by the coding sequence ATGCGGGCAGAACACCTGAAAATCGAAAGCATCCCCGCCATGCTCTGGGGCAGGCCGGAGGACCGGGGCATCATCGCCGTCCACGGCAGCCAGTCCCACAAAGCCGACGAGCCCATCCGCATACTGGCCGAAAACGCCGTGGCCGCCGGGTATCAGGTTTTGAGCTTTGATCTGCCCGGGCACGGGGATCGGCGCCATGAGGACACCCCCTGCCGGCCGCGGGAATGTGTGGCCGAGCTGGCCACGGTCATGGCCTGGGCCCGGAGCCAGTGGCGGTTCGTCAGCCTGTTCGCCAACAGCCTCGGCGTCTATTACAGCCTTATGGCCTATTCCGGTGAGCCCCTGGAGCGGGCCTGGTTTCTGTCGCCGCTGGTGGACATGCAGCGTATGATCGAGAACATGATGGCCTGGTCCGGCGTGACCGGGGAGCAGCTCCGGCGGGAGCAGGCCGTGGCCACGCCCATCGGCCAGACCCTGTACTGGGACGACTATACCGAGGCGCGGCAGCACCCGGTCAGCGTGTGGCCCATACCCACCGAGATCCTGTACGGCGAAAAAGACGGCACCTGTGAGCGCGGCACCGTCGAAGCCTTTGCCGCCCGTTTTTCCAGCGGCCTCACGGTCGTGCCGGACGGCGAGCATTACTTCCATACGCCAGAGCAGCTGCGGGCCTTTGACACCTGGCTCAAGCAGACCGGGCTGGGCCGGGATAAAAAACGGCCGGCAGCCCCTTGA
- a CDS encoding DUF2922 domain-containing protein — protein METVNTKTLDLEFMMENGDTDTISLPDYLPDVTKEQILAAAGIVIAQNIFKPDGFSYTRLAGYEFIDKTVRKEELED, from the coding sequence ATGGAAACCGTCAACACCAAGACACTGGATCTGGAGTTTATGATGGAGAACGGCGATACCGACACCATCAGCCTGCCAGACTATTTACCCGATGTCACCAAGGAGCAGATCCTGGCCGCGGCCGGCATCGTCATTGCCCAGAACATCTTTAAGCCCGACGGCTTCAGCTACACCAGGCTCGCGGGCTACGAATTCATTGATAAAACCGTGCGTAAGGAAGAACTGGAAGATTAG
- a CDS encoding phage regulatory protein/antirepressor Ant — MNTNTELKSPQAPAVQSPDSGPEIPVTLWENRPVVSSRQVAGDFLREHKSVLRRITVLLRETRAQNCAGLFTESSYLDAGGRCRKEYLITRDGFALLVMGFTGPRALSWKLKYIQAFNRMEQALRCPPAHLPADQTLLAAALLEAERIVAGLKREADYAKTVLASRALVPISGIAKDYGMTAEFMNRLLCSLGVQYKKGSRWYLYEPWQDEGFAATRSDTIRKKDGSVMVVESLQWTQKGKRFLYELLAENSIYPVLERGQHELRD, encoded by the coding sequence ATGAACACCAACACAGAATTAAAAAGCCCTCAGGCCCCTGCGGTCCAAAGCCCGGACAGCGGCCCCGAAATCCCCGTGACCCTCTGGGAGAACCGCCCCGTGGTCAGCAGCCGGCAGGTAGCCGGAGACTTTTTGAGAGAGCACAAAAGCGTGCTGCGGCGGATCACGGTGCTGCTGCGTGAGACCAGAGCGCAAAATTGCGCCGGTCTCTTTACCGAGTCCTCCTACCTGGACGCGGGCGGCCGGTGCCGCAAGGAGTACCTCATCACCCGGGACGGCTTCGCCCTTCTGGTCATGGGCTTTACAGGCCCGCGCGCCCTGAGCTGGAAGCTTAAGTACATTCAGGCCTTTAACCGCATGGAGCAGGCCCTGCGCTGTCCGCCAGCCCACCTGCCGGCAGACCAGACCCTGCTGGCCGCCGCGCTGCTGGAGGCCGAGCGTATCGTCGCCGGGCTGAAGCGCGAGGCCGACTACGCCAAAACCGTGCTCGCCAGCAGGGCCCTGGTGCCCATCAGCGGCATTGCCAAGGACTACGGCATGACCGCCGAGTTTATGAACCGTCTGCTCTGCAGCCTGGGCGTCCAGTACAAAAAAGGCAGCCGGTGGTACCTGTACGAGCCCTGGCAGGACGAAGGCTTTGCCGCCACCCGGTCCGATACCATCCGCAAAAAGGACGGCAGCGTCATGGTGGTGGAGAGCCTGCAGTGGACCCAGAAGGGCAAGCGGTTTCTGTACGAGCTGCTGGCCGAAAACAGCATTTACCCGGTATTGGAGCGTGGCCAGCATGAACTTCGTGACTGA